A genomic region of Hydrogenovibrio crunogenus contains the following coding sequences:
- a CDS encoding DUF2058 domain-containing protein, with product MAGSLFDQLKKSGLVDEKKAKKVKREKYQQSKQSKNKKGQTTQTEATKLAAEAAQKKAERDRQLNQERQQQQAQKAAKAELYQLIDSNRLKKVDGDIAYNFVDGTVVKTLNVTAEIHKRLVSDKIRIAKFKSGYALLPETVAEKVAQRDENVLIPIAKKDDSLSKEDEEYYAQFEVPDDLIW from the coding sequence ATGGCGGGATCGTTATTTGATCAACTGAAAAAATCGGGCTTGGTCGATGAAAAAAAGGCCAAAAAAGTCAAACGAGAAAAGTATCAGCAATCTAAGCAAAGCAAAAACAAAAAAGGGCAGACGACCCAAACCGAAGCGACTAAACTTGCTGCGGAGGCGGCACAGAAAAAAGCCGAGCGCGATCGACAGCTGAACCAAGAACGCCAACAACAGCAAGCGCAAAAAGCAGCGAAAGCGGAATTGTATCAGTTAATCGATTCCAACCGTTTAAAAAAGGTGGATGGCGACATTGCCTATAATTTTGTCGATGGAACAGTGGTGAAAACGTTGAATGTAACCGCCGAAATACATAAACGCCTGGTGAGCGATAAGATTCGGATTGCGAAATTTAAAAGTGGCTATGCATTACTTCCAGAAACCGTCGCTGAAAAAGTAGCGCAACGTGATGAAAACGTACTGATTCCCATTGCCAAAAAGGATGACTCGCTTTCCAAAGAAGACGAAGAATATTACGCGCAGTTTGAAGTGCCGGATGATTTGATCTGGTAA
- a CDS encoding proline--tRNA ligase, which translates to MKTSSLLLATTRETPADAVVISHQLMLRAGIIRPLAGGLYNWLPLGVRVLRKVEAIIREEMNKAQAQEVLMPVVQPMELWEESGRAEAYGPELLRFKDRHQRDFALGPTHEEIITDLVRKEIRSYKQLPANFYQIQTKFRDEIRPRFGVMRSREFIMKDAYSFHMDKDSLQDTYEEMYDTYNRIFTRLGLDFRPVQADTGSIGGEGSHEFHVLADSGEDDIAFSSDSDYAANIELAEALAPRGERAAATEELTKIETPNKHSIEDVCDFLQLKKKKVAKTLVVKGATEEHPVVALLIRGDHDLNEIKAEKLDLVAEPFEMASDEDIQNAVGCKAGSIGPVNLNIPVIVDRTAAHMADFVCGANEDGFHFTGANWDRDATQTLVADIRNVVKGDPSPCGKGKIEIRRGIEVGHIFQLGNKYSEALNATVLNENSRAQILEMGCYGIGVTRVVAAAIEQNYDDKGIIWPEAIAPFQVCIVPMQMHKSPRVEEAVMALYNELTAKGIEVLLDDRKERPGVMFNDMELIGIPHRIVIGERGLDKGEIEYKHRRDEKSQDIPEADFISFLMEKLSQK; encoded by the coding sequence ATGAAAACATCATCGCTTTTACTTGCTACCACGCGTGAAACCCCGGCCGACGCGGTTGTTATCAGTCACCAACTTATGCTCCGTGCGGGCATCATTCGCCCATTGGCGGGGGGATTGTACAACTGGTTACCACTTGGTGTCCGCGTGCTACGCAAAGTGGAAGCCATTATTCGTGAAGAAATGAATAAGGCACAAGCACAAGAAGTCTTAATGCCGGTTGTTCAACCAATGGAACTTTGGGAAGAATCCGGACGAGCGGAAGCCTATGGCCCGGAACTACTGCGATTTAAAGACCGTCACCAAAGAGACTTTGCGCTAGGCCCGACGCATGAAGAAATCATTACCGACTTGGTACGTAAAGAAATCCGCAGTTACAAACAGTTACCTGCCAACTTCTATCAAATCCAAACCAAATTCCGTGATGAAATCCGTCCTCGTTTCGGAGTAATGCGCTCTCGTGAATTCATTATGAAAGATGCTTACTCTTTCCATATGGACAAAGACAGCCTCCAAGATACTTATGAAGAGATGTATGACACCTATAACCGTATCTTCACACGTCTAGGGTTAGACTTCCGTCCGGTACAGGCAGATACCGGTTCGATTGGGGGCGAAGGCTCGCATGAATTCCATGTTTTGGCTGATTCAGGAGAAGATGATATTGCCTTCTCAAGCGATTCCGATTATGCCGCAAACATTGAGCTTGCAGAAGCCCTTGCCCCTCGTGGAGAGCGCGCAGCAGCAACCGAAGAATTGACCAAAATTGAAACGCCTAATAAACACAGCATCGAAGACGTATGTGACTTCCTGCAACTGAAGAAAAAGAAAGTGGCGAAAACATTGGTGGTGAAAGGCGCAACGGAAGAGCATCCTGTTGTCGCCCTTTTGATCCGCGGTGACCATGATTTAAATGAAATCAAAGCGGAAAAGCTCGACTTAGTGGCAGAACCGTTTGAAATGGCCAGTGATGAAGACATTCAAAATGCCGTAGGCTGTAAAGCCGGCTCCATTGGCCCGGTGAACTTAAACATTCCAGTTATTGTCGATCGCACGGCGGCACATATGGCCGATTTTGTTTGTGGCGCCAATGAAGATGGATTCCACTTCACCGGCGCGAACTGGGACAGAGATGCCACACAGACGTTAGTGGCCGATATTCGCAATGTGGTCAAAGGCGACCCAAGCCCTTGTGGAAAAGGCAAAATCGAAATCCGCCGCGGGATTGAAGTCGGTCACATCTTCCAACTAGGCAACAAGTATTCTGAAGCATTGAACGCGACTGTGTTGAATGAAAATAGCCGTGCTCAAATTCTGGAAATGGGATGCTATGGAATCGGTGTCACCCGTGTTGTGGCAGCAGCAATTGAACAGAACTACGATGATAAAGGCATTATCTGGCCAGAAGCCATCGCACCTTTCCAAGTGTGTATTGTGCCGATGCAAATGCACAAATCCCCTCGTGTAGAAGAAGCTGTTATGGCACTTTATAACGAACTGACAGCCAAAGGCATTGAAGTCCTGCTGGACGACCGTAAAGAACGCCCAGGCGTCATGTTCAACGATATGGAATTGATTGGAATTCCGCACCGTATTGTTATTGGCGAACGCGGTCTGGATAAGGGCGAAATCGAATACAAACATCGTCGGGATGAAAAATCACAGGATATTCCCGAAGCAGATTTCATAAGTTTTCTAATGGAAAAACTCAGCCAAAAATAA
- the trhA gene encoding PAQR family membrane homeostasis protein TrhA — MYDSEKFNSISHLVGAIFSIMGLGALLTVSFYEQNLLLFIGFLTFGLTLVMLYIFSTLYHSLRAPYAKRVFQKLDHVAIYLLIAGTYTPFTLVTLIDSSGISMLIAVWSLALIGISLDLFVKNRIELIQIAIYLIMGWLVVVDFSELQQALPAAGIFWLTAGGIAYTVGITFYVLDHQNRLRHAHGIWHLFVLAGSISHFIAIIGYVR, encoded by the coding sequence ATGTATGATTCCGAAAAATTTAACAGTATTTCGCATCTAGTCGGCGCCATTTTTTCGATAATGGGGCTGGGCGCACTCCTTACAGTCAGTTTTTACGAACAGAACCTGCTCCTGTTTATCGGTTTTTTAACGTTTGGTTTGACACTGGTCATGCTGTATATTTTTTCGACACTCTATCATAGTCTCCGAGCCCCTTATGCCAAACGCGTGTTTCAAAAACTCGACCATGTCGCCATTTATTTATTGATTGCCGGAACCTATACCCCCTTTACCTTAGTTACTTTAATCGACAGTAGCGGCATCAGTATGCTCATTGCCGTCTGGTCACTGGCACTTATTGGTATCAGTCTCGACTTGTTTGTTAAAAACCGCATTGAACTGATTCAAATTGCCATTTATCTGATTATGGGATGGTTAGTGGTCGTTGATTTCTCCGAGCTCCAGCAAGCGTTACCTGCTGCAGGTATCTTTTGGCTTACCGCTGGCGGCATCGCATACACGGTCGGCATCACTTTTTATGTACTCGACCATCAAAATCGGTTGCGACATGCGCACGGCATCTGGCATCTATTTGTGCTGGCGGGCTCCATTAGCCATTTCATTGCTATCATCGGCTACGTGCGTTGA
- a CDS encoding YoaK family protein, with protein sequence MPYPKMVSDYSKPIVFAIAFIMAAIAGYINSIMLIEFGMPVSQMTGIASHLSESGFYFEWQTFMTSLLILFSFIAGAFLSGWIIDHGQYQEDRSYGIALFFNGLILLISTLFMFYFTALALMFSAVACGLQNAMVASYKGLQVRTTHVTGISTDIGVHLAHRFKNKTPFSWRVWLLFCILAGFILGGLFGILCLQFFGNFALMIPALTDALLAILYFHFIPSTSLPH encoded by the coding sequence ATGCCCTACCCAAAAATGGTCTCTGATTACTCTAAACCCATCGTGTTTGCCATTGCGTTCATAATGGCAGCCATTGCAGGTTACATCAACAGCATTATGCTGATTGAGTTCGGGATGCCAGTCAGCCAAATGACAGGGATTGCATCTCACCTCAGTGAAAGCGGGTTTTATTTTGAATGGCAGACGTTCATGACCAGTTTATTAATTCTGTTCAGCTTTATCGCTGGTGCATTTTTATCGGGCTGGATTATCGATCATGGTCAATATCAAGAAGATAGAAGTTATGGCATCGCACTTTTTTTCAATGGTCTTATCCTACTCATATCCACCCTGTTTATGTTTTATTTCACCGCACTCGCACTCATGTTCAGCGCTGTCGCCTGTGGCTTACAAAATGCAATGGTCGCCAGCTACAAGGGCTTACAGGTTCGTACGACCCATGTCACTGGCATTTCAACCGATATCGGTGTTCATCTGGCACATCGTTTTAAAAACAAAACACCTTTCAGCTGGCGGGTTTGGTTATTGTTTTGTATTTTAGCTGGTTTCATACTGGGCGGACTGTTCGGTATTCTATGCCTTCAATTTTTTGGCAACTTCGCCTTAATGATTCCTGCTTTAACGGATGCTTTACTGGCCATTCTTTATTTCCATTTCATTCCCTCCACATCACTCCCTCATTAA
- a CDS encoding anti-phage deoxyguanosine triphosphatase gives MHQAHQEERDWTQRYTDFLEGKASREARIVYQRDRARVIHSASFRRLQAKTQIFGLNESDFYRTRLTHSMEVAQIGSGLVEQLITVGEGQEYLDWLPSFYLIEAICLAHDLGHPPYGHGGEVALNYMMRRHGGFEGNAQTLRILSRLGEYTPKNGIDLSRRATLGVLKYPAIYDEVVALNKDYQIQMQEKDAHDFRTLDMSRWYPPKASVYLEEKEQFEWVLGMFSETDRKLFTQLKPDDKGFHKTQYKALDTTIMELADDIAYGIHDLEDAVAMGMVSRDLWQAEVMENPIFQEHPLWDHTMSERLFSSRSKDRKHAISKMVGIMVESIYMDENTVFEHPLLRYQAKLGTSEMAVLELLKTFVYVHVITLPEVKGMEYKGQLIVLDLFKSLRANPEALLPRNTYTKFVSSETERGQLRVLSDYIAGMTNTYASRMYEKFFTASQGSIFDRI, from the coding sequence ATGCATCAGGCGCACCAAGAAGAAAGAGATTGGACGCAACGTTATACGGATTTTTTGGAAGGTAAGGCTTCGCGAGAGGCTCGAATCGTTTATCAGCGGGATCGTGCTCGAGTCATTCATTCCGCATCATTTCGGCGGTTACAAGCCAAAACTCAGATTTTTGGATTGAATGAATCTGATTTCTACCGTACGCGTTTAACCCACTCCATGGAAGTGGCACAGATCGGTTCCGGTTTGGTTGAACAGCTGATTACGGTGGGAGAAGGGCAAGAGTATTTGGATTGGTTGCCTTCTTTTTATTTGATTGAAGCGATTTGCCTGGCACATGATCTGGGACACCCTCCTTATGGACATGGGGGCGAAGTGGCTTTGAACTATATGATGCGACGTCATGGTGGATTTGAAGGTAATGCACAAACCTTGCGTATTTTGTCGAGACTAGGTGAATATACGCCCAAAAATGGTATTGACCTGTCTCGTCGAGCGACACTAGGCGTTTTGAAATATCCGGCTATTTACGATGAAGTTGTGGCGTTAAACAAAGATTATCAAATTCAGATGCAAGAAAAGGATGCACATGATTTTCGCACCTTAGACATGAGTCGCTGGTATCCGCCCAAAGCCAGTGTGTATTTGGAAGAGAAAGAACAGTTTGAGTGGGTTTTGGGCATGTTTTCCGAAACCGATAGGAAGCTGTTTACACAACTCAAACCGGACGACAAAGGGTTTCATAAAACGCAATATAAGGCGTTGGATACCACGATTATGGAACTGGCGGATGACATCGCTTATGGTATTCATGACTTGGAAGATGCTGTGGCGATGGGAATGGTGTCACGTGATTTATGGCAAGCTGAGGTGATGGAGAACCCCATCTTTCAAGAACATCCTTTATGGGATCACACCATGTCTGAACGTTTGTTCAGTTCTCGCTCAAAAGACCGAAAGCATGCCATCAGCAAAATGGTGGGCATCATGGTTGAAAGTATTTATATGGATGAAAACACCGTGTTTGAACACCCTTTGTTACGCTATCAGGCGAAGCTAGGAACATCAGAAATGGCGGTGCTGGAATTGTTAAAAACATTTGTATATGTTCATGTGATTACGCTGCCGGAAGTCAAAGGGATGGAATACAAAGGGCAGTTGATAGTGTTGGATTTGTTTAAATCGTTAAGAGCGAACCCTGAAGCGTTATTGCCGCGTAATACCTATACAAAATTTGTCAGTTCAGAAACGGAAAGAGGGCAGCTTAGAGTGCTTTCTGATTATATCGCGGGCATGACCAATACGTATGCTTCAAGGATGTACGAAAAGTTCTTTACCGCTTCACAAGGGTCGATTTTCGATCGTATTTAA
- a CDS encoding bifunctional diguanylate cyclase/phosphodiesterase, with amino-acid sequence MRQFKANIWTLFYLIAFSGFGLLIWLSINTFQHEKKELHDHLLVDAKFLSQMAHASLAEKELSLDVLGSRLFEDQTYQDKTESQKILDKALELTPSLTGFGVFSPDGKILASTSNMEHNIIPNLKTHAATRDSFTRTLQSHNMVIGKTYFFKPLNEWIIPIRKAVRNHQGKVIGVITAGLKIGKNGFINQEHALKNRNILIVNDVTKNRILLTGMSQKAYTTLYRDAIPTQTIEQVEQFFKEEYNLSIEDVKQHKETTFLEFYSINTGQEVAAATLFDPLYQVWFVLFQDKQKLHDEVFHTITIYFLVFMIILVLIYQLFSVIYRNERETKQKLIHQLTHDPLTGLPNREYIDIELKDELANPQNRYDLLFLDLDNFKDINDNFGHEIGDKVLIEVANRFKTVLGEQGWLIRFGGDEFVFIKLPVKTELSLFAEQIIKVLSDPFIIEDMNFNIGASIGMASYPNDSDDLKTLLSFADLAMYEAKKQKNTFAHFSSHLREDALQKVLIEHLLKQAIIDNEISIVYQPQLNVKEELIGAEALVRWHNETLGEVPPSTFIPIAEEMGFMPELGRHIADLTLSEIGPLQSKLRQSFEVSMNISVRQFMSIGFYEDITRMINESTLKPELIMLEVTESIFMEELDFVIDILEKLKSHGIMLSMDDFGTGFSSLSLLRTLPIHELKIDKSFIDDILHEEKNYGLVENIIEIAQKLKMQTVAEGIESEAQAKLLTQFGCDIFQGYYFSKPLTYSQLEDYLQTTPIGKL; translated from the coding sequence ATGCGTCAATTTAAAGCCAATATCTGGACCCTCTTCTACCTGATTGCCTTCAGTGGCTTTGGATTGTTAATTTGGTTGTCCATCAACACCTTTCAGCACGAAAAAAAGGAATTACATGATCATCTTTTAGTGGATGCGAAGTTTTTATCGCAAATGGCGCATGCATCCTTAGCTGAAAAGGAGCTTTCGTTGGATGTGCTCGGCTCCAGACTATTTGAGGACCAAACCTATCAAGATAAAACAGAATCTCAAAAAATTTTGGACAAAGCGCTGGAATTAACGCCAAGTTTGACGGGGTTTGGTGTTTTTTCTCCGGACGGCAAAATCCTAGCCAGCACTTCAAACATGGAACACAATATCATCCCCAACCTCAAAACGCATGCTGCGACCAGAGATAGCTTTACAAGAACGCTTCAAAGCCACAATATGGTGATTGGAAAAACGTATTTTTTCAAGCCGCTCAACGAATGGATCATCCCGATTCGTAAAGCCGTTAGAAATCATCAGGGGAAAGTAATAGGCGTCATCACTGCAGGTTTAAAAATCGGTAAAAACGGATTTATCAATCAGGAACACGCCTTAAAAAATCGTAATATCCTTATTGTAAATGACGTCACTAAGAACCGCATCCTGCTGACAGGTATGTCTCAAAAAGCCTACACCACACTTTATCGAGATGCTATCCCGACTCAAACGATTGAACAGGTCGAGCAATTCTTTAAAGAAGAATACAACCTGTCAATCGAAGACGTGAAACAACATAAAGAAACCACCTTTTTAGAATTTTACTCAATAAACACTGGGCAAGAAGTCGCTGCCGCCACCCTGTTTGACCCGCTATATCAAGTCTGGTTTGTGTTATTTCAAGACAAACAAAAATTACATGACGAAGTGTTCCATACGATTACGATTTACTTTTTGGTTTTTATGATCATTCTGGTCTTGATCTATCAATTGTTTAGTGTCATTTATCGTAATGAAAGAGAAACGAAACAAAAACTGATTCATCAACTAACGCATGACCCTTTAACGGGACTACCCAACCGTGAATATATTGATATTGAGCTCAAGGATGAATTAGCAAATCCTCAAAACCGTTATGACTTGCTGTTTTTAGATTTAGACAATTTCAAAGACATCAATGATAACTTTGGTCACGAAATTGGTGACAAAGTGCTCATTGAAGTGGCAAACCGATTTAAAACCGTGCTTGGAGAACAAGGCTGGTTGATTCGTTTTGGTGGGGATGAGTTCGTGTTTATTAAACTGCCTGTCAAAACTGAACTCAGCCTTTTTGCAGAGCAAATTATCAAAGTGCTTTCCGACCCTTTCATTATTGAAGACATGAACTTCAACATTGGTGCCAGTATTGGAATGGCATCCTATCCAAACGATTCAGACGACCTGAAAACCCTTCTGAGCTTTGCCGATTTGGCAATGTATGAAGCAAAAAAACAAAAAAATACCTTTGCCCATTTCTCAAGTCATTTACGCGAAGATGCTCTACAGAAGGTTTTGATTGAACACTTACTGAAACAAGCCATTATTGATAATGAAATCAGCATTGTTTACCAACCGCAGCTCAATGTAAAAGAAGAATTGATTGGCGCAGAAGCGCTTGTTCGCTGGCATAACGAAACATTAGGCGAGGTGCCCCCCAGTACTTTCATTCCCATCGCAGAAGAAATGGGCTTTATGCCTGAATTAGGACGGCATATTGCAGATTTAACACTCTCTGAAATAGGACCACTACAAAGCAAACTGCGCCAGTCATTTGAAGTTTCCATGAATATTTCTGTACGCCAATTTATGTCTATCGGTTTTTACGAAGATATCACTCGTATGATTAACGAAAGCACTTTGAAACCAGAGTTGATTATGCTTGAGGTGACAGAGTCGATCTTTATGGAAGAATTAGACTTTGTTATCGACATTTTAGAAAAACTTAAATCACACGGCATCATGCTTTCAATGGACGATTTTGGTACGGGGTTCTCATCCCTCAGCTTACTGAGAACATTGCCTATTCATGAACTCAAAATCGATAAAAGCTTTATTGATGACATTCTTCATGAAGAAAAAAATTACGGCCTGGTAGAGAACATTATTGAAATAGCTCAGAAATTGAAGATGCAAACCGTTGCTGAAGGGATTGAAAGTGAAGCACAAGCCAAACTGCTTACACAATTTGGTTGCGATATTTTCCAGGGATATTACTTCTCGAAACCGTTGACCTATTCACAATTAGAAGACTACTTACAAACCACCCCAATTGGAAAGCTTTAA
- the queG gene encoding tRNA epoxyqueuosine(34) reductase QueG, with product MPKNAPTTLKNSTDSALYQLAEKIKQWGLSLGFADVGITDIDLGQYESSYFEWLEKRFHADMEYMVKHGTKRTRPEELEPGTRRVISVRMNYFDTEAYSPIPQLQASDHAYISRYALHKDYHKLMRKRLQQLAEKINQTIENDFHYRAFCDSAPVLERPLAEKAGLGFIGKNSLIIHPRAGSWFFLGELYTNLPLPIDPPFEKQGCGPCTACIQECPTQAIVADGVVDSRRCISYLTIENKGSIPASLREKMGNRIYGCDDCQLVCPWNKFTQDTNETAFKANSLLDASTLLELFNWSEKDFLKQLEGSPIRRIGFEQWQRNLCVAIGNALENSTLSEEIIHALESHQSDSDLVNEHKHWALQRQRHFLKAPEEITRPGHFSSPSKPHKAKKYYLPKTIAVRK from the coding sequence ATGCCAAAAAACGCTCCAACGACCCTCAAAAACTCAACTGATTCAGCATTATACCAGCTTGCGGAAAAGATTAAACAATGGGGGCTGTCGCTTGGTTTTGCTGATGTCGGCATTACCGACATTGATTTAGGTCAGTATGAATCCAGTTACTTTGAATGGCTTGAAAAACGGTTTCATGCCGACATGGAGTATATGGTAAAGCACGGCACGAAACGAACGCGCCCAGAAGAATTGGAGCCTGGAACGCGTCGAGTCATCAGTGTTCGTATGAATTATTTTGATACTGAGGCTTACTCACCGATTCCTCAACTGCAAGCCAGCGATCACGCCTATATTTCCCGCTATGCCTTGCACAAGGATTACCACAAACTGATGCGGAAGCGCTTGCAACAGCTTGCAGAAAAAATCAATCAAACGATTGAAAATGATTTTCACTACCGCGCTTTCTGTGATTCAGCCCCTGTATTGGAACGCCCTTTAGCGGAAAAGGCCGGGCTTGGGTTTATCGGTAAAAACAGTTTAATCATTCATCCACGCGCCGGCTCTTGGTTTTTCCTGGGAGAACTGTACACCAACCTACCCTTACCGATTGATCCTCCTTTTGAAAAACAAGGGTGTGGTCCATGCACTGCGTGCATTCAAGAATGCCCGACTCAAGCAATTGTGGCCGATGGCGTAGTGGATTCCAGGCGCTGTATTTCTTATTTAACCATTGAAAACAAAGGTTCCATTCCTGCGTCGCTTCGGGAAAAAATGGGAAACCGAATTTACGGTTGTGATGACTGTCAGCTTGTCTGCCCTTGGAATAAGTTCACACAAGACACGAATGAAACTGCTTTCAAAGCCAATTCATTATTAGATGCCAGTACCTTACTTGAATTGTTCAATTGGTCTGAAAAAGACTTTCTCAAACAGCTTGAAGGTTCTCCTATTCGTCGTATTGGCTTTGAACAATGGCAACGTAATCTTTGCGTTGCTATAGGTAATGCGCTAGAAAATTCAACACTAAGCGAAGAGATCATTCATGCTTTAGAAAGCCATCAGAGTGATTCAGACCTCGTCAATGAACACAAACACTGGGCATTGCAACGCCAAAGGCACTTTTTGAAGGCGCCGGAAGAAATAACCAGGCCTGGTCATTTTTCATCTCCTTCAAAGCCGCATAAAGCCAAAAAATACTATTTACCGAAAACCATTGCCGTGCGGAAGTAA
- the tsaE gene encoding tRNA (adenosine(37)-N6)-threonylcarbamoyltransferase complex ATPase subunit type 1 TsaE, translated as MNFTKSTAHPKSTDDLLECGLLLETEADTQQLAHIFAQLCEELKTFDLGWMIYLKGDLGAGKSFFSRAFVQSFVPGQKVKSPTYALVENYPTSLGTIQHFDLYRLCDPEELEFLAIRDLLTPPFVALVEWPSKGKGVLPEADILIELNVLREARKVTISACQDRANGFVKKLTEKVGMELDSD; from the coding sequence ATGAATTTTACCAAATCAACAGCACACCCTAAAAGTACGGATGATTTGCTTGAATGTGGCTTATTGCTAGAAACGGAAGCAGATACGCAGCAGTTGGCGCATATTTTTGCGCAGTTATGCGAAGAGCTAAAGACGTTTGATTTAGGGTGGATGATTTATTTAAAAGGCGATTTAGGTGCAGGTAAGTCTTTCTTTTCTCGCGCTTTTGTGCAATCCTTTGTACCTGGGCAGAAAGTAAAAAGTCCAACGTATGCGTTAGTTGAAAATTATCCCACGTCATTGGGAACCATTCAGCATTTCGATCTTTATCGTTTATGTGACCCGGAAGAATTAGAATTTTTAGCCATTCGTGACTTATTGACGCCTCCATTTGTGGCGCTGGTAGAGTGGCCGTCGAAAGGAAAGGGCGTCCTTCCTGAAGCAGATATTCTGATTGAGTTGAATGTGTTGAGAGAGGCTCGAAAAGTGACGATTTCTGCCTGTCAGGACCGCGCAAATGGTTTCGTCAAAAAGCTGACAGAAAAAGTTGGCATGGAACTTGATAGTGACTAG